The genomic segment ATGGGTGCCCGGAGCCACGCAGGTGGGAACAGACCAGCCATGTGGGCTGCTTCTGGTTTGGGGTGGCTGAGTCTGGAGGCTGCCCTCCATCCCAGGTTCCTCCTGGGAAGTATGGGCATATCCTCCTCAGGGAGGAGGCTCTGGGGCTGGTGGGGCCTAGGCCTCTCTGGTGAGCAGAGCTGGGCTCTGGGACCTCTGCCCCACTGTTAACCCAGAACCCTTTCCTGGCACTGCTTGTGACCTGGGCATCTTGTTTCCGAGGGCCCTTTCCTCCTGTGACGGGCAGGTTTTATCCCTCTGAACCCTTCTCAGTAGCTCAGGAATGTTCCCAGCTGCGTTCCCCAGCCTTGGCGCTGACTGGTCCTGTCATGCCCTCTTTTGCTGCTGGGATGGATCAAACCACCTGCTCGAGGTTGCCCTGCTCTCCCCATACAATGAGGGGTTTGGGTGACATGTATCCCTCCTTAGTCCCTGAGGGGTAAGTCCATATTTCAACATTTGAGCTGTTTCCCCTCCTGACCACATAGTTCACATCttcctgttttggtttttctggAAGCAGAAGTCATTACCCAAGCCTGATCCTTAAAAGAGGAGACTTACATGGGATGCCACAAATGTGGTCTGCCATGGGACCTGATGCAGTGGCCTTGGTAGTCCCTGTGGGTGCACCCCTCAAAGGCCCAGGCCCCTCTGCTGGGAGACATAGCAAGAGTTGGAACCTCTGACCAGGTCGACCTACTGTTCTCTTTGGTGGGCCAGTCTGGAAGTTTCTGCAGAACTGGGAGTTTTTACTCAAAATGACATTGGTTGATTGCTGTATGTGAGGCTGGTGGCTCCTCCATTTGCTGACATGCAGCACTGTGGCAGCAGGAGAGTCCGGCCTTGGCCACAGGAATTGGCCACGTTGCAACTTTGGCATCAAATGGGGCAGGGTGAGAGAACACTAAGGAGTCATCTAAAGAACACTAGGGGTCTTGAATACCTCTGTACCTGTCCTTTAACTTGTGCTAAAATATCTTCCCAGGTGCTTTTTTGCATGAAACTGGAGGCTTTtccatgattttaattttaattttattttattgatgtttattgcattttccttttttttttttttttgctttttagggccacacccacagcatatggaagttcccaggctaagggtcgaatcggagctacagatgctggcctaccccacagccacagcaacgtaggatccgagctgcatctgagacctataccacatgTCATgtaccgctggatccttaacccactgagagacaccaaggatcgaacccacagcctcacggttcctagtcggatttgttcctactgcaccacaatgggaactccacattttccaTGATTTTTAATACAGACAAGCATGCCATTCGGGGCATGTAGCGTGCAGACTCCAAATTTGTATGTGTCCATTTGCATGTGGGTAtgaacatgtgtatgtgtatcctCCCAAGTTGAGGTTTGAAATAGACTTGGAATCAGTGTGATGATGGAGGCATTAGGAACACTGGTGGTAACTAGTCCTAGTGTGGGATGGGGGTAGGAAAGATTCAGAAGCAAGAGCAGGCTAACTTATGAGGGGGTCTCGATGGTTCCCTAAAAGCCATCTTTTTGCCTCTCCCCAGTACTAGTCTTGGGATAACTTGAGCACAAATCACTTCAGATTAGAGGAGGAACGATAAGCAAAGATAAGATGATTAACAATCACCATTCTAGGCAGTCCATACACACAGCAGCCCTGCAGGGTGGAGATTTATTTCCGATTTGCAGACTGTGGGGAAacgaaggctcagagaggttaggggTCCTCCTGAGTTGCACCTGTGCAGGAAGGGGAAGAGCCTGGCTTGGAAGCAGACCCCTTGCCCTGCCTGCTTGCTCACAGCTCCAAGGCTCATTGGTCAGCTCCATTGCTTCCTGGGCCGCCCCTCTTGGTGTTGGTGAACCCTCCTTTCCCTAGCATAACTTGAGTAACTTCCCTCAAAGCTCTTTCCTCCCTTGGCTGGGAAGGCCAGCTGGGGTTCAGCTATGGGTTCTTCGacctttctgagcttcttcagGTCTCCATCTGCTCCATCTGGTCACCTGCCACTTGTGGAGGAAGGCAACCAACAGACCTCTCTGGGGTCTTTGTGGTCACTGCTCTCTTTGGGGAATGGCCAGCCTTGGGGACTGGGCAGCCATCTGGTGAGGTAGGCAGAGCAGGACCCTTGTCATGGACAGCTTCTCACCAGTTCCTGGCAGGGTCTGAGGGTGCCCCGAGCCTTGGTCTACCTGTTTCCTCAGGGGGGCCAGGACCTGGCCTGGCTCTATGGCCCTTCCTCCGAGGAGGGCCCAGGGCAAGTGGGGCTCAGCGAGAGGCTATGTGTGCTGTCCAGATAGGGTTTCCTTGGCATTCTTGGACTTGTGGTTCGGTGCTTGCCGGCCTGCCAGGGACAGTCTAGGACCACAGCCTTCCCAGCCAGCAGTGTGCCTCTTGCCCACCTGACTCTGGGCAGCCTGTGAAGCTGCTAAGAATCAGGCGTGGTGGGCTGGGCATCCAGGCTTTGTTCCTACTCATTTACCTGTTCCACCATTATGTCATGGTCACCACTGGGAGTACCAGAcgctgtgctgggtgctgagactgCAACTGAGTCACGGCAACAACTAATAAAAAGGGATGACAGTAGAGGGTGATAGCGTCCAGGAGGAAGATCTGCAGATACTCAGTGGGGGCACAGAAAACCTCAGACACTcctgggtttgactcctggctcagccacttactagctgtgtgtccttgagcGAGTCACCAAATTTCTCTGAGCTTTGGCCTTCTCTTCTGTAGAATGGAGAAGATGACATAGCTCCTGAGGTTGCTCtattaaatgagacaatattGGAAAGGAGATGGCGCATGCCTGGCCCAAAGTGGGTGATGGGGTACTGggagcttttattattattatcatcactgtGATTGTTGTTGCTTTTATCGCCCTTCTCTGTCTATACATCCATCTTAGAGCTCCTTGAGGGTAGAGCCTGGGCCATAGTCCTTTCTGGGCTACTCATCCTTCTCCTGACCCTTCCAGGGGCCAGTCTGGCTTTAGCCCCAAGGAGCAGCCAGGACAGGACACTCCTGCCTAGGTTGGGGCCATGTCTAGAGCCACACAGTCCAGTATGGTCATCATTAACTACATGTGGCCATGTAATggccattatttattttatttatttattttctttgtctttcgtccttttagggctgcgcccgaggcatatggaggttcccaggctaggggtcaaatgggagctgcagctgccggcctataccacagccatagcaatgccagatccgagctgtgtctgcgacccataccacatctcatggcaacgctggatccttaacccactgagcgaggccagggatcaaacccacaacttcgtggttcctggttggattcaattctgctgcgccatgatgggaactcccacatgtggccatttaaatttcaattacctggagttaaggatctggcattgcccgtgagctgtggtgtaggtcgcagatgcagctcggatctggtgttgctgtgactctggtgtaggccggcggcaacagctccaattagacccctagcctgggaacctccatatgctgtgggtgcagccctaaaaggacaaaagacaaaaaagaaagaaagaaaaagaaaagaaagtaaatttaaattacttaaatgtAAGTAAAATCAGAAAAACAGTTTCTCAGTTGCACTAGTGAGCTGTCCAGTGCTCAGTAGGCACACGTGGCCAGTGTCTGCCAAATTGGATGGCACAGAGCAGCATCTTTCTGTCACTGCTGGAGGTTGTGCTGAACCAGACGTCATAGCAAGCCCAGGGCTCTCAGGTCCAGCCGCTCCAGAAACATCCTCACTGTTGCCTTGAACAGTCACCAGCCATCACTTGAGCCCTGGGACAGCAAGAAGTTTGTAGTATACAGAAACTGAGTTCCCGAGAGCCCTTCCCACGTTCCCTTTCAGGTAGCCCTGCTCACCAGGCCAGGGAGCTTGGTTTCCCAGCAGTTCTTACTTAtcaggccaggctgggagggcagggctgggattgcCAAGCGGCAGCTGTGGCCTGCTGACCCGCCCTGTTTCTCCAGCCGGTCCTGCTTGGCGGGGCATCTCAGAGTGATGTTTCTCATTTGCAGCGCTGGCCCCGGCCAGGCTGGCACAGATGCCccaaccccactccctccctctgcgGCCTTGCCCAGCCTCcagttctctgttctcttcttgtgcctcctgcctcctgctcgCCCTGCTCCTTCCCCCGGCAccatctccctcctctctctctctccaggtttGACTTGCATGGCTGGACCTCCAGGACGCCTTTTCTGACCCGTCACAGAAAGTGTGCTCTCCTGCCTTGGAAATGCCCTCCTGTTTTTGGCACTCAGTCCTTTGCTCTGTGGGTTTACTCTTGTGTTTGCTTGTTCTCTCCATCGGGCATGCAGCAGACCCTCTGAGTGCCTGCCACGTGTTAGGACAGACAGAGGGGGAGCAGGCCGGTGGCCTGGCTTTGACAGCTTCAGGCTGGTGGGAGGCCCACAGTTGGCCAGGTGCTTCTAACCAGGCCAGACAGTGCTCAGCCAGAGACGGAGCCAGCCCTTCTTGGGAAAGCGTCCCTGGGAGGAGATGCTGGGGTTGAAGGAGCCAGTGCTGACTAGGCTGCCCATGGGCCTGGGGGGAGGTCCACAGGGGTCTGTGTGTCTGGAGAAAGGGACAGGAATGGTAGGGACAGAGGTGGGCAAGAGGGGTGCAGGCATCTGATTGATGGTACAGGTAGCCCCCACTTTTCAAAAGTTTGCTTGTATGATGGACTTACATTAGTTTAGTACCTGTTTTCATAAATGGGAAGAAATCTgaagaggatttttgcttttataagaaAAAGTGTTTGCTTTGCTTTACACCATTTCCGTTTATAGAGGTTTCCTAAAAATGCTCTACTTTCCAATAGTAGAGGAACAGTGGGGGAAACCTATATTGGACCTGATTCTGGGGGGGCACAGTAGATCTAAATTAGTTCCATGTTGCCTAATTCCAAGAGCCTGGCACACAATAGGTGTTCAGGAGATGGCCATGGGAGGAATGAGCAAATGCCCAGTGAGTCCCATGTGTAAAGGGCTGACGTGTGGGACCTCTCCCTACCCCTGGAGCCAGTGAAACCCCTTCACAGTGACCAAGACAGAGCCCCAAAGATTGAGCCCCGGAGATGTGACAGCTcagcaggccaggccaggccagagaCAATGGGGAGGAGGCTCAGGAGAACTCAGGGCAGTTCTCAGCAGGCCTTTAATTCACGCTCATCCCACAGACCTTCTCTGAGTCCCCACCATGTGCCACAGAGGCTCCAGTACAAACGAGGGGGACGCGTATAGTCCTGGGAGGAACCAGGCTGGTATTCGCCCATCGAGCTTTACtggttattaaaattaaaatattgtgatGCTTCTGTGCTGACTCTTGTcccaaagcccccacccccaagggccCAGCAGGCTAGCTCTCTCccctggctgcccctccccccagtagCCCAGCAGTAAAGAGTCAACAGCCTGCCTGGTGGATGGTCTCCAGGACCTTACCCTAGGGCTGATTCTGATCGCTTAGCTCTGGTTTATGGATTGTTGAAGTGTCATCTGTGTGTATAATGTGTGGTGACCTTGATTTGAATTGTATGGGATCCTGTCATGGTTTGCCTGTGGCTCTGACCTGTCAAGCAGCTGGGACTGAAGCTGTCCTTGCAGTGTGCCTTGTCATGCGTGAGCCCCCATCTGAGTCCAGTGGAGGTGCTGCCCGCCCGACTCAGTgctgcctctccctctgtctctcttgcAGGCAGCCATGAGATCCAGCCGCCCTGAGCCTGGGGCCCGGGAACCCCTGagcccctgccctcagcccctaTCCCGGAGCTCCTCCAGCCTGATGGGTGAGGGCCAGGGGCAGAGACCAGAGCTCCGCAAGAGCACCAGCAGCACTGTATGGCAGGCCGAGCCGGGTGAGGCCAGTGCCGGTCCCCAGGtcccagaggaggaggggctCCGGGCTGAGAGCGAGGAGCAGGTACaggcctccagcccccagccacaGCCCAGAGCTGTGGGTCACTGGCGGAGCAGCACTGTGGGCAACGTGTCTACAGTGGGTGGCGGTGAACTGTGTCGCCTGCAGGACCCCAGCGCCGCTGCTGTGCAGAGAAGTCACTCGGACCTGGTCCACAGCACCCAGACCCAGGGCCACAGCGGTGCTCGAAAGGCCAGCCTCAGCTGCTCAGCCCTGCGTAGTTCGCCTGTCCACAGGGCTCAGCTGCAGCCCAGCAGCACTTCTGGACAGGGCAGCCAGGCCCCCGCAGGCCTGGAAAGGGACCTGGCTCCAGAGGATGGGACTTCGAACTCAGCCTGGACCCTGGGGGAGAGTCAGATGAGGGTGCTGCCGCCAGACCTGGGAGGCACTGTGGCGCACAGCAGCAGCCCCAAGGCCACGGAGCAGTTGGCCACCACCTCCTGCCATGCTCTGCCCCCAGCAGCTCTACTCTATGGCATGAGGGAGGTGGGGGCCAGTGGCTGCTGTCATGCCTTGCCTGCCCCAGGGATCCTGGCCTTTCCCAAACTAGTGGCATCAGTGAGTGAATCTGGGCTGCAGGCTCAGCATGGGGTGAAATTCCAGTGTAGGCTGCCTGGGGGGCTTCCTGGGCATTCCCACTGCTGTGCCCACCTTTGGGGTCCCACCGGGTTAGCCATGGAGCCTGGCACCAGGACCAAGGATGTGTGGACCATGACCTCAGCCAGTGACTTGGCCTCTGTCTTGGCGTCCCCTCTGTCAGCCCAGGATGCTGGTGTGCAGGCGGCTCCCAAGGCAGTCTGCAAGGCTGTGGCCACTAGCCCGCCCCTGGAAGCCCCTGTGGCACTGCACACATTCCCAGAGGTAACTCTGGGCTCCAGCCTGGAGGAGGCACCGTCCCCTGTGCGGGATGTGCGATGGGATGCCGAGGGAATGACATGGGAGGTGTATGGAGCTGCAGTGGACCCTGAGGTGCTCGGCGTGGCCATCCAGAAGCACCTGGAGATGCAGTTTGAGCAGCTACAGAGGGCACCTGCCAGCGAGGACAGCCTGTCTGCCGAGGGCCGGAGGGGACCGCTTCGAGCTGTCATGCAGTCCCTGCGGCgccccagctgctgtggctgctccAGCACAGACCCCGAGTGAGGCAGGGCAGCCCTTTCTGCTGTCCTGGGCCCATGGACTCAGCCCTTGGGACAGTGGGAGCCCCGTGCTCTTTGGACTCACTGGCACCCATGGACGTGTTTCTGTTCCTGGCTGCCTGCGGACCAGAGGACTGCAGCCTGGGGGCTTCCTGCCCCCTGCAGCCAGGCTGGTTAAGGGCTTGATTCtcaggagccacatctgcacatgTGGGCTCTGAACTCTCGGGCAGTTTCAGCACTGTGCGAAAGGGGGATCCTGACTTTTCTGTAAAAATCCTCCACCTTCTGTTCAGTCTCTTCTCATAACTCTGCTGTGATTTCCCTGGAGGCCTCTTGGTGGCTTTATTTTCGCAGCAGCGCTGAGATACAAGGAATCCCTGATAGGAGAGGTGGGGCCTGGACTGGCGAGAACTGTCTGGGTCTTGAGGGGAGGGAACCGACCTTGTTGAGGCCTCCCGTGCGTCACTGTGCTTGTCACCTTACTTTGTTGAATCTTCACCCAGTTTTACAGATGCAGCCACAGCTGTTTGGCAAGTTTATTGCTGCCATGCCACAGGGTGCACCGCTTGAGGGGGTGGGCTAAGAGCAGAGTCGGGGCTGGCTGAAGCCTGGAGTGTTTTCCTGCAGCCCCAGGCTGGTCAGTGCAAGGCAGTTGTGAACAAGAAGAATTTATGGAGCCCATATTCTCTGCCAGGTTCTGTGGGATCCTTGGGGAAGAAGCTGCCTGTGCCCTTGCTGAGGTCAaagtgtgtggggtggggtgtggggtgggggctgagcatTGCAGAAGCTGCAGGGCACTTCGAAGAGCCAGCCCCCTGGGAGGTCATGGTATCAGGGGTTGTCTCAGGAAGGGGAGAACAGGTGGCCACCTGTCCCCAGATATGTTGCAGTGCCTGAAATTGTACTGTTATCACCTATTCCTTTGGCTTAAGGACTTATTCTCAGCTCCTGCAGTTCTTtgaaggagggagggcaggagtgggtgggagaagggaaggagactGGGGTGGGGTCTCTCACTTAGTGGGAAATGGCTGGAGCTgtgaggccctggggtgggggtggcaagtggtcagggggccctggggggtggggagcccaggACCCTGGGGCTTGGCACAGCCTGACTTCATTGCCCAAGGTGTGCTCAAGACCTGTGGAGGATGGGAGGAGCTTGTGTCCTTGTCCTGGGGCTTAGTGTTGAGGATTCCAAGCTCCTGGGACAGAATCTGCCAGCCCACACTTGTGAGGGAGCCAAAAGTTGGTGTCCTGCCTGGCATGGGAGGGTGGGACCTGGTCCCATTCCTGAGCCCCCTTCTGTATCCAGGAACCCAGAACCTGATAGctgcctggcttttttttttttttttttttttggctgtgcccatggcaagtggaagttcccatgcctgAGATCAAATACACAccacaatgccgaatccttaaccactaggccactaggaaatTTCacaatgggctttttttttttttctttttttcttttttaaagggccacatccatggcataatggaagttccagctaggagtcgaattggagctacagctgccggcctacaccacagccacagcaacgtggagtctgagcctcatttgcaacctacaccacagctcacagcaacacaagatccctgacccactgagcaagaccagggatcaaaccagcatcctcatggatactagtcggattcgtttctgctacatcacaatgggaactcctacgatGTGCTAATTTTAAAGCAAGAGTGGCATTTAACAGGCCAAAGGGACCGGGTGAGAAAGGCATGCTTCAGGTCAGAATGCATCCAAAGGCCCCAATATGCCTCTCCCACTCCTAGCTGAAGCCATGTGAAATGCCACCCCTGCTTACAGATGACAGCAAATCAGAACTGCTtctgagggtggggctggagcagaggggaTGGGTGTGGTGTGCAGGAGGGGACGTGACCTTACCCCCCTTTAAAAATGTGATCAAGCCGGTTCTTGGGCAGTCATGAGGCTCTGGCACTGTGCAGCCTAAGGGCCTGGCCCTGTCTGTCCTGCCATGCGAGGTAGAGGCCAGGCATGTCACACTCTGGGGAGTGGTGTGGGTACCAGGCTGCCCTCATCTGTTGCCCTGCACAGGGGCACCAAAAACTCCAGTGGTGGGAACCTGAGGAGAGGGGTGATGAGCTGGGGTAGGGAGAGTACCTTCACACAGACCAGAGCTGTTCAGGGTCTTGGGGACACGGTGGGGCTGGAC from the Phacochoerus africanus isolate WHEZ1 chromosome 15, ROS_Pafr_v1, whole genome shotgun sequence genome contains:
- the GPRIN2 gene encoding G protein-regulated inducer of neurite outgrowth 2, translating into MRSSRPEPGAREPLSPCPQPLSRSSSSLMGEGQGQRPELRKSTSSTVWQAEPGEASAGPQVPEEEGLRAESEEQVQASSPQPQPRAVGHWRSSTVGNVSTVGGGELCRLQDPSAAAVQRSHSDLVHSTQTQGHSGARKASLSCSALRSSPVHRAQLQPSSTSGQGSQAPAGLERDLAPEDGTSNSAWTLGESQMRVLPPDLGGTVAHSSSPKATEQLATTSCHALPPAALLYGMREVGASGCCHALPAPGILAFPKLVASVSESGLQAQHGVKFQCRLPGGLPGHSHCCAHLWGPTGLAMEPGTRTKDVWTMTSASDLASVLASPLSAQDAGVQAAPKAVCKAVATSPPLEAPVALHTFPEVTLGSSLEEAPSPVRDVRWDAEGMTWEVYGAAVDPEVLGVAIQKHLEMQFEQLQRAPASEDSLSAEGRRGPLRAVMQSLRRPSCCGCSSTDPE